In the genome of Drosophila subpulchrella strain 33 F10 #4 breed RU33 chromosome 2L, RU_Dsub_v1.1 Primary Assembly, whole genome shotgun sequence, one region contains:
- the LOC119548804 gene encoding kinesin-like protein KIF14 isoform X2 has translation MLATISPASLHADETLATLRYACKARSIVNRVKVNESPHDKIIRDLRAEVDRLKSLRNEYERQRRLSGNNNNPVPRKIIIETSVDETEVEALRQQLAERERELSRAQKSWMEKLKEAEDQRKSELRVLKRRGLALELTAEQKQACLVNLTADPILSGTLFYLLPQGLVRIGRGRLPGGSANSQPDIVLDGPLVALQHCSIEHERGGKLYVIPGSEDFETYVNGELLQDRRQLFHGDRLVIGGSHYFRISNPFCSQRGKTDHPVDFQLAHQEILQKQEQQLRSELEAEKRAALTRIEQERAQHARDFEERLQCLELEQFKYKCNSEMLETERQALALAQQQEHTPLRQEDGVSTPAQKSTILEDIQRIMLNPSEESLHKTQLMVKEATQRCRQLDLPLEFRQTQTPDEFGLLRTVILILDKQRGLKAEWPTARLGVWLDLVRDSAEQQEKLNARTIFQSVEVNWEPLDADLNETLSDTHNSSRIAINLSAMKDVLLNKPLKRLLNVSSSSNTPRQTSTPSPGSQLMQYTKRLLTYDPEETPGIQSSFTTLVQQELLTMQRSSQRLRRLCENALLERENQQDNGVLAVSLQEALARMDTVLNGMHTSLARAEATASATSPTKTQKAVRFLID, from the coding sequence ATGTTGGCCACCATATCACCGGCTAGCCTTCATGCGGATGAGACCCTGGCCACTTTGCGGTACGCCTGCAAGGCTCGATCCATTGTCAACCGGGTGAAGGTGAACGAATCGCCCCACGACAAGATCATCCGGGATCTGCGCGCCGAAGTGGATCGCCTGAAGTCCCTGAGAAATGAGTATGAACGCCAGAGGCGTTTATCTGGCAATAATAACAATCCAGTGCCACGTAAGATCATTATTGAAACCTCGGTGGATGAGACAGAAGTGGAGGCACTGCGTCAACAGCTGGCTGAACGCGAAAGGGAGTTGAGTCGGGCGCAAAAGTCCTGGATGGAGAAGCTTAAGGAGGCGGAGGATCAGCGTAAATCGGAGCTGCGTGTCCTGAAACGCCGGGGATTGGCCCTGGAACTAACCGCCGAGCAGAAACAGGCCTGTCTGGTCAATCTCACCGCTGATCCCATACTGAGTGGCACCTTGTTCTATCTGCTGCCGCAAGGACTCGTGCGCATAGGACGTGGTCGTCTGCCAGGAGGGAGTGCTAACTCTCAGCCGGATATTGTGCTAGATGGTCCATTGGTGGCTTTGCAGCACTGCAGCATCGAACACGAGCGTGGTGGCAAGTTGTATGTCATTCCCGGCAGCGAGGATTTCGAAACATATGTGAACGGAGAACTCCTGCAGGATCGCCGGCAGCTATTCCATGGTGACCGCCTGGTTATCGGTGGCTCCCACTATTTTCGCATCTCCAATCCCTTCTGCTCGCAAAGAGGAAAGACAGACCATCCGGTGGATTTCCAACTGGCCCATCAGGAGATCCTGCAgaagcaggagcagcagctgcgCTCCGAACTGGAGGCGGAAAAGCGAGCTGCTCTTACGCGAATCGAGCAGGAGCGGGCTCAGCATGCCCGAGACTTTGAGGAGCGGCTGCAGTGCCTCGAACTGGAGCAGTTCAAGTACAAGTGCAACAGCGAGATGCTAGAGACAGAGCGCCAAGCATTAGCGCTGGCCCAACAACAGGAACACACTCCCCTGAGGCAGGAGGACGGAGTATCGACCCCAGCTCAGAAATCCACTATTCTAGAGGATATCCAACGCATCATGCTGAATCCCTCGGAAGAGAGTCTGCACAAGACCCAGTTGATGGTCAAGGAGGCCACTCAACGGTGTCGCCAGTTGGATCTGCCATTGGAGTTCCGACAAACTCAGACGCCCGATGAGTTTGGACTACTGCGCACCGTAATCCTGATCTTAGACAAGCAGCGTGGCCTCAAAGCCGAATGGCCCACTGCCAGGTTGGGTGTTTGGCTGGATTTGGTCAGGGACAGTGCGGAGCAGCAGGAGAAACTGAATGCTAGGACCATTTTCCAGAGTGTTGAGGTTAATTGGGAGCCACTTGATGCGGATCTTAATGAGACCCTAAGCGATACACACAATTCTAGTCGCATCGCCATAAATCTAAGTGCCATGAAGGATGTGCTTTTGAACAAACCGCTGAAAAGACTGCTCAATGtgtccagcagcagcaatacACCCCGACAGACCTCCACACCTTCACCTGGCAGCCAACTAATGCAGTACACCAAACGTCTGCTGACCTACGATCCCGAGGAGACGCCAGGTATCCAGAGTAGTTTCACCACGCTCGTCCAACAGGAACTGCTGACGATGCAACGATCCTCCCAGCGATTGCGGCGGCTCTGCGAGAATGCCCTCCTCGAGCGGGAAAACCAGCAGGACAACGGTGTACTGGCCGTCAGCCTGCAGGAGGCTCTGGCCCGAATGGACACCGTGCTCAATGGGATGCACACTTCACTGGCCCGAGCGGAGGCCACTGCAAGTGCCACCTCGCCGACGAAAACACAGAAGGCTGTGCGATTTCTTATCGATTGA